One genomic window of Thalassolituus hydrocarboniclasticus includes the following:
- a CDS encoding aminotransferase class V-fold PLP-dependent enzyme, translated as MAGLLPTPDPEGLLEYSVVFTDRSLNHMSKRFQGVMNDISATLKSVYNADAVAIVPGGGTYGMEAVARQFAQDKKTLVIRNGWFSYRWTQIFDMGNIPASSTVLKARRSADSAQIPAPFAPAPIDEVVATIQKEKPDVVFAPHVETASGMILPDDYLKAVADAVHSVGGLLVLDCVASGTLWVDMKAVGVDILISAPQKGWSSSPCAALIMMNQAALDVMATTTSTSFAANLKQWHMIMQAYENGGHAYHATMPTDALARFRDTMLETKAYGFDKVRDEQLALGKRVRQMLESKGIHSVAAEGFKAPGVVVNYTSDAELQNGKKFAALGLQAAAGVPLMCDEGDDYRSFRIGLFGLDKLHDIDGAVTRLEKVIDQLV; from the coding sequence ATGGCTGGCTTACTTCCCACCCCCGATCCCGAAGGCCTGCTCGAATATTCCGTGGTATTTACCGACCGCTCTCTGAACCATATGTCCAAGCGTTTTCAGGGCGTAATGAATGATATTTCCGCCACCCTGAAGTCGGTTTATAACGCCGACGCCGTCGCCATCGTTCCCGGTGGTGGTACCTATGGCATGGAAGCCGTGGCGCGCCAGTTCGCTCAGGATAAAAAGACACTGGTAATCCGCAATGGCTGGTTCAGCTACCGCTGGACCCAGATTTTTGACATGGGCAATATTCCGGCCTCCAGCACGGTATTAAAAGCACGCCGCAGCGCAGACAGCGCTCAGATTCCGGCCCCCTTTGCGCCAGCGCCCATCGACGAAGTTGTCGCCACTATTCAAAAAGAAAAACCGGACGTCGTGTTCGCGCCCCACGTTGAAACCGCTTCCGGCATGATTCTGCCGGACGATTACCTGAAAGCGGTCGCCGACGCCGTGCATTCGGTCGGCGGTTTACTGGTACTCGACTGCGTTGCTTCCGGCACCCTGTGGGTCGATATGAAAGCCGTGGGCGTCGATATCTTAATCAGCGCCCCGCAGAAAGGCTGGAGCTCTTCCCCCTGTGCGGCATTAATCATGATGAATCAGGCTGCGCTGGATGTAATGGCCACCACCACCAGTACCAGCTTTGCCGCCAATCTGAAGCAATGGCATATGATCATGCAGGCCTACGAAAACGGCGGCCACGCTTATCACGCCACCATGCCAACCGATGCTCTGGCCAGATTCCGCGACACCATGCTGGAAACCAAAGCCTACGGTTTTGATAAAGTCCGGGACGAGCAGCTGGCCCTGGGCAAACGCGTACGCCAGATGCTGGAAAGTAAAGGCATTCACAGTGTCGCCGCCGAAGGCTTTAAAGCACCGGGCGTGGTGGTTAATTACACCAGCGACGCCGAACTGCAGAACGGTAAAAAGTTTGCCGCACTGGGCTTGCAGGCGGCCGCCGGTGTGCCGCTGATGTGTGATGAAGGTGACGATTACCGCTCCTTCCGCATCGGTTTATTCGGGCTCGATAAGCTGCACGATATCGACGGTGCCGTTACGCGCCTGGAAAAGGTTATCGACCAGCTTGTTTAA
- a CDS encoding GGDEF domain-containing protein has protein sequence MVSPLHSNGRAELQDDKIVSSIGDLAPKPDIRPEVLLKLSGKLQTTLELSQLLEIFFEEIQQAVLVDGISFSHNAQNLLLSYGRNSVHSASYRLQTQQDYMGDLVFHRSTRFREHELANLEGLLTTLVYPMRNALRYHEALAAAFRDPLTGAGNRVALDKTLQREIELTKRHGQQLSILMLDLDHFKLVNDEFGHSMGDKVLKEAVTCITGCIRQTDMCFRYGGEEFLIMLSNAEHAGALRIAERIRMSISALDFSNDKGRLQVTTSIGCATLMMEDSMESLVQRADKALYQAKRNGRNRVICDTDDELGTPASKSVL, from the coding sequence ATGGTCAGTCCGTTACACAGCAACGGCCGGGCAGAACTCCAGGACGACAAGATCGTTTCCAGTATCGGAGATCTGGCACCGAAGCCCGATATACGCCCGGAAGTGCTGCTGAAGCTGTCAGGCAAACTGCAGACAACATTAGAGCTGTCGCAACTGCTGGAAATTTTCTTTGAGGAAATCCAGCAAGCGGTACTGGTCGACGGCATCAGCTTCAGTCATAACGCCCAGAACCTGTTGCTGAGCTATGGCCGCAACAGCGTGCACAGTGCCAGCTATCGCCTGCAGACGCAGCAGGACTATATGGGTGATCTGGTCTTTCACCGCTCGACCCGCTTCCGTGAGCACGAACTGGCCAATCTCGAAGGCCTGCTGACGACGCTGGTTTATCCGATGCGCAACGCGCTGCGTTACCACGAAGCTCTGGCCGCCGCCTTCCGCGACCCGCTGACCGGCGCCGGTAACCGTGTTGCACTGGATAAAACCCTGCAACGGGAAATCGAGCTGACCAAGCGCCACGGACAGCAACTGTCGATTCTGATGCTGGATCTTGATCACTTCAAACTGGTGAACGACGAATTCGGTCACAGCATGGGCGACAAAGTACTGAAGGAAGCCGTTACCTGCATTACCGGTTGTATCCGCCAGACTGATATGTGCTTCCGCTATGGCGGCGAAGAATTTCTGATCATGCTCAGCAATGCCGAGCACGCCGGTGCATTGCGCATTGCCGAACGTATCCGCATGAGCATCAGTGCTCTGGATTTCAGTAATGACAAAGGCCGTTTACAGGTCACCACCAGCATCGGCTGCGCCACCCTGATGATGGAAGACAGTATGGAATCTCTGGTTCAACGCGCCGATAAAGCGCTGTATCAGGCGAAACGCAATGGCCGCAACCGGGTGATCTGCGATACCGACGATGAACTGGGCACACCGGCGTCAAAGAGTGTGTTGTGA
- the rluB gene encoding 23S rRNA pseudouridine(2605) synthase RluB — protein MNERIQKLLALAGVASRREVERWIGEGRVSVNGVTAKLGDRASRYDDVRVDGRQIKLEDAGRSRRVLAYNKPVGEVCTLKDPEGRPTVFDHLPKTKGERWVNIGRLDINTSGLLLFTTDGELANKLMHPSSGVDREYAVRVRGDVDEAMIERLKEGVMLDDGIARFTDVKFFDGEGQNKWFHVVLMEGKNREVRRLWESQGIAVSRLKRVRYGCIFMPSNVPVGTWVELGQREVNDLADLVGIERKQTKRMVGREKEQFQRVAKRQKIRQQATARKTSAPKPRQKKKID, from the coding sequence ATGAATGAACGTATCCAAAAATTGCTGGCGCTGGCTGGTGTGGCTTCCCGTCGTGAAGTCGAACGCTGGATCGGTGAAGGCCGTGTCAGTGTTAACGGCGTAACCGCCAAACTCGGCGACCGTGCCAGCCGCTACGACGATGTGCGCGTCGATGGCCGCCAGATCAAACTGGAAGACGCCGGCCGCTCACGCCGCGTACTGGCCTATAACAAGCCAGTGGGTGAAGTCTGCACGCTGAAAGATCCGGAAGGCCGGCCAACGGTGTTTGATCACCTGCCGAAAACCAAAGGCGAGCGCTGGGTAAATATCGGCCGTCTGGACATCAATACCAGTGGTCTGCTGCTGTTCACCACCGATGGTGAGCTGGCCAACAAGCTGATGCATCCGTCCTCCGGTGTTGACCGTGAATATGCGGTGCGTGTGCGCGGTGACGTCGATGAAGCCATGATCGAACGCCTCAAAGAAGGGGTGATGCTGGACGATGGCATCGCGCGTTTTACCGACGTGAAATTCTTTGATGGTGAAGGCCAGAACAAATGGTTCCACGTTGTGCTGATGGAAGGTAAAAACCGCGAAGTCCGCCGTCTGTGGGAGAGCCAGGGCATCGCCGTGAGCCGCCTTAAACGCGTACGTTATGGCTGTATCTTTATGCCGTCTAACGTACCTGTCGGTACCTGGGTGGAGCTGGGGCAGCGCGAAGTAAACGATCTGGCGGATCTGGTTGGCATCGAACGTAAGCAGACCAAACGCATGGTTGGCCGTGAGAAAGAGCAGTTCCAGCGGGTGGCCAAACGTCAGAAAATCCGTCAGCAGGCGACTGCGCGTAAAACCTCTGCGCCGAAACCGCGCCAGAAGAAAAAGATCGACTGA
- the scpB gene encoding SMC-Scp complex subunit ScpB: MTQPALKNILEAALMAAGGPLSLERMQSLFDEDQIPLPSALKAALTELQQDLLGRGIELVEVASGYRLQVRTEVAPWVARLWDERPQRYSRALLETLALIAYRQPITRGDIEDVRGVVVSSSIMKTLLEREWVRVVGYRDVPGRPSMYATTREFLDYFGLKSLEDLPSLGEIRELDDANRKLELGDDAEARKEPAKDFEFRSDEEVAQRGADVLAATEEDLAKAADIVARVESNLFARDDDDGDEADNDGEPKKRSIGDLLQRLEQKAVEEEQAAESAEVETDSKEPDSEESEQAEEESVNEDADVHEATEHTQTDGEEYGDDADDIAVQRTQDVPSLFNQTPDTVRPDAPDTAADEEDR, encoded by the coding sequence ATGACACAGCCAGCGTTAAAAAACATTCTTGAAGCAGCACTGATGGCGGCAGGCGGCCCGCTGTCGCTCGAACGGATGCAGAGTCTGTTCGATGAAGATCAGATTCCGCTGCCGTCAGCCCTGAAAGCTGCCCTGACGGAATTGCAGCAGGACCTGCTCGGGCGCGGTATTGAACTGGTCGAAGTCGCCTCCGGCTACCGCCTGCAGGTTCGCACCGAAGTGGCGCCCTGGGTGGCACGCCTGTGGGATGAACGGCCACAGCGTTATTCGCGCGCATTGCTGGAAACCCTGGCGTTGATTGCCTATCGCCAGCCCATTACCCGCGGCGATATCGAAGATGTGCGCGGCGTGGTGGTCAGTTCCAGTATTATGAAAACCCTGCTCGAGCGTGAGTGGGTGCGGGTTGTGGGCTATCGTGATGTGCCGGGGCGGCCGTCGATGTACGCCACCACGCGCGAGTTTCTTGATTACTTTGGTTTAAAAAGTCTCGAAGACCTGCCGAGTCTGGGTGAAATCCGCGAACTGGATGACGCCAACCGCAAGCTGGAACTGGGCGATGATGCCGAAGCACGTAAAGAACCGGCGAAAGATTTTGAATTCCGCAGCGATGAAGAAGTGGCCCAGCGTGGTGCCGATGTACTGGCTGCCACCGAAGAAGATCTGGCAAAAGCGGCTGATATTGTCGCGCGGGTAGAAAGTAATCTGTTCGCACGGGATGACGACGACGGCGACGAAGCGGATAATGACGGCGAACCGAAAAAACGCAGCATTGGCGATCTGCTGCAGCGGCTGGAACAGAAAGCCGTTGAAGAAGAGCAGGCGGCAGAATCAGCTGAGGTTGAGACTGACAGCAAAGAGCCTGATTCAGAAGAATCTGAGCAGGCTGAAGAAGAGAGCGTGAACGAAGACGCTGACGTTCACGAAGCAACAGAACACACACAAACTGATGGCGAAGAGTACGGCGATGACGCTGACGATATTGCCGTTCAACGGACTCAGGATGTTCCGAGTTTATTTAACCAAACCCCTGACACGGTGCGGCCGGATGCCCCTGACACAGCTGCAGATGAAGAAGACCGATAA
- a CDS encoding segregation and condensation protein A, protein MRVKTGQQEMPFALVQGQPMTQLPLDLYIPPDALEVILEQFEGPLDLLLYLIRKQNLDILEVNVSEIVDQYIEYIDMMQAMQLELAGEYLVMAAMLAEIKSRVLLPRNREDGSDEEEDDPRAELLRRLQEYERFKTAAENLDELPRLERDIFLPEVDAPDRIQERVHPEVEMRELMLAFAAVLRRAERFEHHEIQREQLSTRERMSDVLGRLQAGHFMSFRALFDPSEGKLGVVVTFLAILELVKESLIDIVQQDTFGPIHLRVREQRAAGGPAYEEFGRGDEA, encoded by the coding sequence ATGCGGGTAAAGACCGGCCAGCAGGAAATGCCGTTTGCACTGGTGCAGGGGCAGCCGATGACCCAGCTGCCACTGGATCTGTATATTCCGCCGGATGCGCTGGAAGTGATCCTTGAGCAGTTCGAAGGGCCGCTGGATTTACTGCTGTATCTGATCCGCAAGCAGAACCTCGATATTCTCGAAGTGAATGTCTCTGAGATTGTTGACCAGTACATCGAATACATCGACATGATGCAGGCCATGCAGCTGGAGCTGGCCGGGGAATATCTGGTGATGGCGGCGATGCTGGCGGAAATTAAAAGCCGTGTGCTGTTGCCGCGTAACCGCGAAGACGGCAGTGACGAAGAAGAAGACGATCCGCGGGCGGAATTGCTGCGCCGTTTGCAGGAATATGAACGCTTTAAAACAGCCGCCGAAAACCTCGACGAATTACCACGGCTGGAGCGCGATATCTTCCTGCCGGAAGTAGATGCACCCGACCGCATTCAGGAGCGGGTGCATCCGGAAGTAGAAATGCGTGAGCTGATGCTGGCCTTTGCCGCAGTATTACGCCGCGCTGAGCGTTTTGAGCATCACGAAATTCAGCGTGAGCAATTGTCGACCCGAGAGCGTATGAGTGATGTTCTCGGGCGACTGCAGGCAGGGCACTTTATGTCGTTCCGCGCCTTGTTTGATCCCAGCGAAGGCAAGCTGGGCGTGGTGGTGACCTTTCTGGCCATTCTGGAGCTGGTTAAAGAGTCACTGATTGATATCGTCCAGCAGGACACCTTTGGTCCGATTCATTTGCGCGTACGCGAGCAGCGTGCTGCCGGCGGACCGGCGTATGAAGAATTTGGCCGCGGGGATGAGGCATGA
- a CDS encoding tryptophan--tRNA ligase produces MRPTGQLHLGHYHGVLKNWVKLQHEFECFFFIADWHALSTDYETATGVRRSSRNLLIDWLAAGVNPGSTTLFVQSQVPELAELHLLLSMITPTSWLERVPGYKDQQEKLQDKNLSTYGFLGYPLLQSADILAYRAGLVPVGGDQEVHIEIARDIARRFNHLYGREPGFEANALAAVKKLGKKTSALYQQMRTAYISHGDVEALQTAQALVKEQSNLTLADKERLLGYLEGTGKNILTEPRALLTSEARMPGLDGQKMSKSYSNMIPLRAEPDDVVKKVRSMQTDPARIRLSDAGDPEKCPVWHFHKIYSDEATCERVQTNCRSAAWGCLECKQPVTDAIIAEQAPIRERAQQFEENPELLTRILTEGSERARDAVRSTMADVREAMGLGYR; encoded by the coding sequence ATGCGCCCGACCGGTCAGTTACATCTTGGTCATTATCATGGTGTGCTGAAAAACTGGGTAAAACTGCAGCATGAGTTTGAGTGCTTCTTTTTTATTGCTGACTGGCATGCGCTGAGCACCGATTACGAAACCGCGACCGGTGTGCGCCGCTCAAGCCGCAATCTGCTGATTGATTGGCTCGCCGCCGGAGTAAATCCCGGCTCGACGACCCTGTTTGTGCAGAGTCAGGTGCCGGAGCTGGCGGAGTTGCATCTGCTGTTGTCGATGATTACACCAACGTCCTGGCTGGAACGGGTGCCCGGCTATAAAGACCAGCAGGAAAAGCTGCAGGATAAAAACCTCAGCACCTATGGTTTTCTCGGTTACCCGCTGCTGCAGAGTGCCGATATTCTGGCTTACCGCGCCGGTCTGGTGCCGGTTGGTGGTGATCAGGAAGTGCATATTGAAATCGCCCGCGACATCGCCCGCCGTTTTAATCATCTTTATGGTCGTGAACCCGGCTTTGAAGCCAACGCACTGGCCGCGGTAAAAAAACTGGGTAAAAAAACCTCTGCGCTGTATCAGCAGATGCGCACTGCTTATATCAGTCATGGCGATGTTGAGGCCCTGCAAACCGCGCAGGCGCTGGTGAAAGAGCAAAGCAATCTGACACTGGCCGATAAAGAGCGACTGCTGGGGTATCTGGAAGGAACCGGGAAAAATATTCTGACTGAACCGCGGGCGCTGCTGACCAGTGAAGCGCGTATGCCGGGCCTTGATGGTCAGAAAATGTCCAAGTCGTACAGCAATATGATTCCGCTGCGGGCCGAGCCTGATGACGTGGTAAAAAAGGTGCGCAGCATGCAGACCGACCCGGCGCGTATTCGCCTGAGTGATGCCGGTGATCCGGAAAAATGCCCGGTCTGGCATTTTCATAAAATCTATTCCGATGAGGCAACCTGCGAGCGGGTGCAGACCAACTGCCGCAGCGCGGCCTGGGGTTGCCTTGAATGTAAGCAACCGGTGACCGATGCCATCATTGCGGAACAGGCGCCGATCCGTGAGCGTGCGCAGCAGTTTGAAGAAAACCCGGAACTGCTGACGCGCATTCTGACCGAAGGCAGTGAGCGTGCGCGGGATGCCGTGCGCAGTACTATGGCTGATGTGCGTGAAGCAATGGGGCTGGGTTACCGATGA
- the trpS gene encoding tryptophan--tRNA ligase: MSKQRVLTGITTTGTPHLGNYVGAIRPAIAASQDQANDTFYFLADYHALIKCQDPAAVHQSTMEIAATWLALGLDTDNSVFYRQSDIREIPELSWILNCVCAKGLMNRAHAYKAAVDANLAENEDADKAITMGLFSYPVLMAADILMFNANKVPVGKDQIQHVEMARDIAGRFNHIYCKKEPLLSLPDYQVDDQVSVLQGLDGRKMSKSYGNTIPLFLTEKQLQKHINKIKTNLLEPGEPKDPDSSTVFQIWQAFATAEQSAEMRQAFADGIGWGDAKKQLFALINAEIGEARERYNDLLARPADIEAELQKGAAKARAISQPLLEQVREAVGIFKLA, translated from the coding sequence ATGAGCAAGCAGCGTGTATTAACCGGTATTACAACCACAGGCACCCCGCATCTGGGTAACTATGTTGGCGCTATCCGTCCGGCCATTGCCGCCAGCCAGGATCAGGCTAACGATACGTTTTATTTCCTCGCCGATTACCATGCCCTGATCAAGTGTCAGGACCCGGCGGCGGTGCATCAGTCGACCATGGAAATTGCCGCCACCTGGCTGGCACTGGGTCTGGATACCGATAATTCTGTGTTCTACCGCCAGTCGGATATCCGTGAAATTCCGGAACTGAGCTGGATTCTGAACTGTGTCTGCGCCAAAGGCCTGATGAACCGCGCCCATGCCTACAAAGCTGCGGTGGATGCTAATCTGGCCGAAAACGAAGACGCCGACAAAGCCATCACCATGGGTCTGTTCAGCTACCCGGTATTAATGGCCGCCGATATTCTGATGTTTAACGCCAACAAAGTACCGGTCGGTAAAGATCAGATTCAGCACGTTGAAATGGCGCGCGATATCGCCGGCCGTTTTAACCATATCTACTGCAAAAAAGAGCCGTTACTGAGCCTGCCGGATTATCAGGTTGATGATCAGGTGTCGGTACTGCAGGGGCTGGATGGCCGTAAAATGAGTAAGAGCTACGGCAACACCATTCCGCTGTTTTTAACCGAGAAGCAGCTGCAGAAGCACATCAACAAAATCAAAACCAACCTGCTGGAACCGGGTGAGCCAAAAGATCCGGATTCCTCGACCGTATTCCAGATCTGGCAGGCATTTGCCACAGCAGAGCAGAGCGCTGAAATGCGTCAGGCATTTGCTGATGGTATTGGTTGGGGCGATGCCAAGAAGCAGTTGTTTGCCCTGATTAACGCTGAAATCGGCGAAGCGCGTGAACGCTACAACGATCTGCTGGCCCGCCCGGCCGATATCGAAGCCGAGCTGCAGAAAGGTGCTGCCAAGGCCCGTGCCATCAGCCAGCCGCTGCTGGAGCAGGTACGTGAAGCCGTTGGCATCTTTAAGCTGGCCTGA
- a CDS encoding L-threonylcarbamoyladenylate synthase, which translates to MSQFFQIHPDNPQARLIKQAAEIIRNGGLAVIPTDCAYALACRIGDKKTTDRVQRLRQLPPKHNFTLLCRDLSELSLFAKVDNTKYRMLKAHTPGAFTFILEATREVPRLLMHPKKRTIGIRVPNNPIAMALLEEMNEPLMTTSLIMPGDELPLSDPYDIRQSLEHELELVIDGGHCGFEATTVIDMTDEIPVVLRQGVGDASDFL; encoded by the coding sequence GTGAGCCAATTTTTCCAGATTCACCCTGATAATCCTCAGGCGCGGCTGATCAAGCAGGCCGCAGAAATTATCCGTAATGGCGGCCTGGCTGTGATTCCGACCGATTGTGCCTATGCGCTGGCCTGTCGTATCGGCGATAAAAAAACCACCGACCGGGTACAGCGTTTACGGCAATTGCCGCCGAAGCATAATTTCACCCTGCTGTGCCGCGACCTGTCCGAGTTGTCTCTGTTTGCCAAAGTGGATAACACCAAATACCGCATGCTCAAAGCACACACGCCCGGTGCTTTCACTTTTATCCTGGAAGCCACGCGCGAAGTACCGCGCCTTCTGATGCATCCGAAAAAGCGCACCATCGGCATCCGTGTACCCAATAACCCGATTGCCATGGCGCTGCTGGAAGAGATGAACGAGCCGCTGATGACCACCTCGCTGATCATGCCTGGTGATGAGCTGCCGTTGTCTGACCCTTACGATATCCGCCAGTCGCTGGAGCATGAGCTGGAGCTGGTAATTGACGGCGGTCACTGTGGCTTCGAGGCCACCACCGTGATTGATATGACCGATGAAATACCGGTCGTGCTGCGTCAGGGCGTCGGCGACGCCAGCGATTTTCTCTGA
- a CDS encoding PHP domain-containing protein, with amino-acid sequence MNSEIDLHCHSTASDGKLPAAELVARAAERGVKTLAITDHDTAEGYRQGQAAAQELGVRLIPGIELSCIWGGVTIHIVGLNFDPESAAMRAAEQSQTEARSSRSQLIAERVGKRLKHDINLQEVQAYAGGESVGRPHFAQYLIDKGLVPSMAVAFNKYLGAGKPGDVKASWPEMATVVQWIIEAGGIPVMAHAHLYNMTRTKLRACLADFVEAGGRGLEVAYGQMDNNQRGQMAVLAREFELLGSCGSDFHGPNRFGLDLGVMPAFPADITPVWQSWA; translated from the coding sequence GTGAACTCAGAAATCGATCTTCATTGCCACAGCACAGCATCCGACGGCAAATTACCGGCGGCTGAACTGGTTGCGCGGGCGGCGGAGCGCGGCGTAAAAACCCTGGCGATCACCGATCACGATACCGCCGAAGGCTATCGTCAGGGGCAGGCCGCAGCGCAGGAACTGGGCGTGCGGCTGATTCCCGGTATTGAGCTGTCCTGTATCTGGGGCGGTGTCACGATTCATATTGTTGGCCTTAATTTTGATCCTGAGTCGGCGGCTATGCGTGCCGCTGAGCAGTCTCAGACCGAAGCGCGCAGCAGTCGTTCCCAGCTGATTGCCGAACGGGTCGGCAAACGTCTTAAACACGATATTAATCTGCAGGAAGTGCAGGCCTATGCCGGTGGAGAATCAGTGGGGCGTCCGCATTTTGCCCAGTATCTGATCGATAAAGGGCTGGTGCCGTCAATGGCCGTTGCCTTTAATAAATACCTCGGTGCCGGTAAACCCGGTGATGTCAAAGCCAGCTGGCCGGAAATGGCCACCGTGGTGCAGTGGATTATTGAGGCCGGTGGTATCCCGGTAATGGCCCACGCGCATCTTTATAATATGACCCGCACCAAGCTGCGTGCCTGTCTGGCCGACTTTGTCGAGGCCGGTGGTCGTGGTCTGGAAGTGGCGTATGGTCAGATGGATAACAACCAGCGCGGTCAGATGGCGGTGTTGGCGCGTGAATTTGAGCTGCTGGGTTCCTGCGGCAGCGATTTCCATGGTCCGAACCGCTTCGGACTTGATCTGGGCGTGATGCCGGCCTTTCCGGCGGATATTACCCCTGTATGGCAGAGCTGGGCCTGA
- a CDS encoding YciI family protein, with the protein MWYAIISQDVPDSLEKRLSVRPAHLQRLQDLTAAGRLLIAGPHPAIDSEDPGSAGFTGSLVVAEFASLADAQAWADADPYVSAGVYQQVTVKPFRKVLP; encoded by the coding sequence ATGTGGTACGCCATTATCAGTCAGGACGTACCTGACAGTCTGGAAAAACGCCTGTCAGTCCGCCCTGCTCACCTGCAGCGCCTGCAGGATTTAACCGCCGCAGGTCGCCTGTTGATTGCTGGTCCGCACCCGGCCATCGACAGTGAAGATCCTGGCAGTGCAGGTTTCACCGGCAGCCTTGTTGTGGCGGAGTTTGCTTCTCTGGCTGATGCTCAGGCCTGGGCCGATGCCGATCCTTATGTCAGTGCTGGTGTTTACCAGCAGGTAACGGTTAAGCCGTTCCGTAAAGTCCTTCCCTGA
- a CDS encoding TIGR04211 family SH3 domain-containing protein: protein MKKFLIALSLLATAATAAAVEKRYVTDTLWLQLRSGPSQEFRILKALPSGEHLIFIEEDAETGYTKVQTDKGVEGYVLTRFLEMEPIAKEKLILANRELEKVKAELETTKTQRAEFQSEVEKLKSERSGLGRENTDLEKELERIKSISANALALDEKSKKLTMRNQELEIQVEALTAENAQLQDNRQQTFILYGGALVIIGILAGLILPSLRGKRSSGWS, encoded by the coding sequence GTGAAAAAATTTCTGATTGCCCTCTCCCTGCTGGCCACCGCGGCTACGGCCGCTGCTGTTGAAAAACGCTACGTTACCGACACCCTGTGGCTGCAACTGCGTTCCGGCCCCAGCCAGGAATTCCGCATTCTGAAAGCCTTACCAAGTGGTGAGCATCTGATTTTTATCGAAGAAGATGCCGAAACCGGTTACACCAAAGTGCAGACCGATAAAGGTGTGGAAGGTTACGTACTGACCCGTTTTCTGGAAATGGAACCCATTGCCAAAGAAAAATTAATTCTGGCCAACCGCGAACTGGAAAAAGTAAAAGCGGAACTGGAAACCACCAAAACCCAGCGCGCTGAATTTCAGAGCGAAGTAGAAAAACTGAAAAGTGAACGTTCAGGTCTGGGACGTGAAAACACCGACCTGGAAAAAGAACTGGAACGCATCAAAAGTATTTCTGCCAACGCTCTGGCGCTGGATGAAAAATCGAAAAAGCTGACCATGCGTAATCAGGAACTGGAAATTCAGGTAGAAGCGCTGACGGCTGAAAATGCCCAGCTGCAGGATAACCGTCAGCAGACCTTTATTCTGTACGGTGGCGCGCTGGTGATTATCGGTATTCTGGCGGGTCTGATTTTGCCGTCTCTGCGAGGCAAACGCAGCAGCGGCTGGTCCTGA
- a CDS encoding SelT/SelW/SelH family protein, translating to MRSGWYAQELFSTFHGKLAAIELVVGESGQFQVWANDQCLWDRKEQGGFPEIAELKRLLRDCIAPDASLGHCDLEAGAE from the coding sequence TTGCGTTCTGGCTGGTATGCGCAGGAGCTGTTTTCGACCTTTCACGGCAAGCTTGCAGCCATCGAACTGGTGGTTGGCGAATCCGGGCAGTTTCAGGTCTGGGCCAATGATCAGTGTCTGTGGGATCGTAAAGAGCAGGGCGGTTTTCCGGAAATTGCCGAGCTGAAGCGCCTGTTGCGCGACTGCATTGCCCCGGATGCATCGCTCGGGCATTGCGATCTGGAGGCCGGAGCGGAATAG
- a CDS encoding peptidylprolyl isomerase, whose product MQRLIKTTLQSAALSLSVLLAPLSLHAAEAADSVHVLMKTSAGDIELELDRSKAPISVDNFLTYVESKHYDGTVFHRVIRDFMIQGGGFGADMRQKATLPPIKNEAENGLKNTRGSIAMARTSVIDSATSQFFINVKDNSFLDHGARDFGYAVFGKVVKGMDVVDSIATSPTGARDIPRETILIESVSVISDDNTAEAAEAQ is encoded by the coding sequence ATGCAACGTCTGATAAAAACAACCCTGCAAAGCGCCGCCCTGAGCTTGTCTGTCTTACTCGCACCGCTAAGCCTGCACGCAGCAGAAGCCGCTGACAGTGTTCATGTACTGATGAAAACCAGCGCCGGTGATATCGAACTGGAGCTGGACCGCAGCAAAGCGCCGATCAGTGTCGACAATTTTTTAACCTACGTTGAAAGCAAGCACTACGACGGCACGGTTTTTCACCGCGTGATCCGTGACTTTATGATCCAGGGCGGTGGTTTCGGTGCCGATATGCGCCAGAAAGCCACACTGCCACCGATTAAAAATGAAGCAGAAAATGGCCTGAAAAATACCCGCGGCAGCATTGCCATGGCGCGTACCAGCGTTATCGACAGCGCCACCAGCCAGTTTTTTATTAATGTGAAAGACAACAGCTTCCTTGATCACGGTGCGCGGGATTTCGGTTATGCCGTTTTCGGTAAGGTCGTGAAAGGCATGGATGTGGTTGACAGTATTGCCACCAGCCCAACCGGTGCCCGCGATATTCCGCGCGAGACCATCCTGATTGAATCCGTCAGCGTGATCAGCGACGACAATACAGCGGAAGCGGCAGAAGCTCAGTAA